In one window of Hevea brasiliensis isolate MT/VB/25A 57/8 chromosome 10, ASM3005281v1, whole genome shotgun sequence DNA:
- the LOC131169402 gene encoding uncharacterized protein LOC131169402, translated as MHYQRMVQRYYLLNGYNDINLWHTYITSLPEALKPELHRSIAATLHAMNGEIHQMTLACLEKMCEQQKLFKDIIDNKSSESDSEAHYPFYLAQKIQSSRPTYNPNTITIPIPIPLVPLHVLPSKYKRPINVIGFLDTGAHKSMMNPAILPPEYWVPHTEYFKAADGNIFKTSLITKQPIGIQFFPTCILWTKIIGSDLSEKDLPIGFDFYQQAKHLKILPRGLKYKRHFQPFTSVPKLYSLADASMEFQEHKELLLKYCANSHAQFHHHHPLWRNPEFFIHLLFKLNEDINPTKASHPRMNPADLALAQEECKQLLQQGLIEATSSPWACQAFYVEKRSEKLRGKKRLVIDYKPLNHFLQDDKFPLPKPEALFTQLHEAHIFSKFDLKTNFWQLGIEPTDRPKTAFCIPTAQYQWIVLPFGLKIAPFVFQKAMKKIFDPILQSVLIYIDDILLFSKDVMAHKALLTTFQSIVESYGIMLSEKKSSLAQSDIDFLGMRFKDGRYQPGPHIAEELLKFSDKDLSIK; from the exons ATGCATTATCAGCGTATGGTCCAACGCTACTATCTGCTGAATGGCTATAATGATATAAACCTATGGCATACTTATATTACTTCTCTCCCAGAAGCATTAAAACCAGAGCTACATCGTAGCATTGCTGCCACCCTCCATGCTATGAATGGAGAAATACACCAGATGACACTGGCTTGTTTGGAAAAAATGTGCGAGCAACAGAAATTATTCAAAGACATTATTGACAACA AAAGTTCAGAATCTGACTCTGAAGCCCATTACCCATTTTACCTGGCCCAAAAAATCCAGTCCTCTCGACCTACTTACAACCCAAACACTATCACTATCCCTATCCCTATCCCTCTAGTCCCATTGCATGTCCTGCCCAGTAAGTATAAGCGGCCCATAAATGTTATTGGATTTCTTGACACTGGAGCCCATAAGAGTATGATGAATCCAGCCATACTCCCTCCAGAATATTGGGTCCCGCACACAGAGTATTTCAAAGCAGCTGATGGAAACATTTTCAAAACTAGCCTGATTACCAAACAACCCATTGGTATTCAGTTCTTTCCCACCTGCATCCTTTGGACCAAGATCATTGGATCAGACCTCTCTGAAAAAGACTTGCCGATTGGATTTGATTTCTATCAGCAAGCAAAACACTTGAAGATTCTGCCAAGGGGATTGAAATATAAGAGACACTTCCAACCTTTTACTTCTGTTCCTAAACTATATTCCTTAGCAGATGCCTCAATGGAGTTTCAAGAGCACAAAGAACTTCTCTTAAAGTATTGTGCAAATTCTCATGCACAGTTCCATCATCATCATCCCTTATGGAGAAACCCAGAGTTCTTTATCCATCTGCTATTTAAGTTGAATGAAGACATAAATCCCACCAAGGCATCACACCCGAGGATGAATCCAGCAGATCTGGCTTTGGCTCAAGAGGAATGTAAACAGTTGCTTCAACAAGGCCTAATAGAAGCCACATCCTCTCCATGGGCTTGCCAAGCTTTTTATGTAGAAAAACGATCTGAAAAATTAAGGGGTAAGAAGAGGCTCGTAATTGACTATAAGCCTCTTAACCACTTCTTACAAGATGACAAATTTCCACTACCCAAGCCTGAAGCCCTATTTACCCAACTTCATGAAGCCCACATCTTTTCAAAGTTTGATCTCAAAACTAAtttttggcaattgggtattGAACCCACAGACAGGCCCAAAACTGCATTCTGCATTCCCACAGCTCAATACCAATGGATTGTTCTCCCTTTTGGCCTAAAGATAGCACCTTTTGTTTTCCAAAAAGCCATGAAAAAAATATTTGATCCCATACTCCAGAGTGTCCTCATCTACATTGATGACATCCTACTATTCTCAAAAGATGTCATGGCTCATAAAGCACTTTTGACCACATTTCAATCTATAGTGGAATCCTATGGCATAATGTTGTCCGAAAAGAAAAGTTCTTTAGCACAATCTGATATTGATTTCCTTGGGATGCGATTTAAAGATGGAAGATACCAGCCGGGGCCACACATTGCAGAAGAATTGCTAAAGTTCTCTGACAAAGACTTGTCAATAAAATAG
- the LOC110659192 gene encoding lanC-like protein GCL1, whose product MTPAVEFTSQETHEESNNQRLDVNFIHQLDLTAGNLSLPNEIFLKAAISLKDQVVEMTWEGRCGTSAGTRKMVDPTVYSGLLGTAFTCLRSYEVTGNQQDLLLCYEIVDACVAAAPASSRHVTFLCGRGGIYALGAVVANHKGDQQGCDLFLNLFLEVAQERALTIGPEEGGFGMSYDLMYGRAGFLWAALFINNHLGEGTLPNDLLLPVVDAVLAGGRAGASDNPACPLMYRWQGTRYWGAANGLAGILQVLLHFPLSKEDAEDVKGTLRYMTNNRFLHSGNYPSSEGNPRDKLVQWSHGATGMVITLCKASQVFQNDREFRDAAIEAGEVVWKSGLVKKVGLADGVAGNAYAFLSLYRLTGDSIYVERAKAFASFLYHNASKFVAGGNFGGADHTYSLFQGLAGTACLWLDLATERSRFPGFEL is encoded by the exons ATGACCCCTGCTGTGGAGTTTACTTCTCAAGAGACCCATGAGGAGAGCAATAACCAACGGCTAGATGTTAATTTCATTCACCAGCTGGATCTAACGGCTGGCAATTTGTCGCTTCCTAACGAAATTTTCCTCAAAGCAGCCATTTCTCTCAAGGACcag GTGGTGGAGATGACGTGGGAAGGACGTTGCGGTACTAGTGCGGGTACGCGTAAGATGGTTGACCCGACAGTTTATTCGGGTTTACTTGGTACGGCTTTCACCTGCTTGCGGTCGTATGAGGTTACCGGTAACCAGCAAGACTTGTTGTTATGCTACGAGATCGTTGACGCGTGTGTCGCTGCCGCACCTGCATCTTCAAG GCATGTTACCTTCTTATGTGGTAGAGGTGGAATATATGCTCTTGGAGCTGTGGTTGCTAATCACAAAGGAGACCAACAAGGTTGCGACCTGTTTTTGAACCTTTTCCTTGAG GTAGCGCAAGAGAGAGCCCTCACAATCGGACCTGAGGAAGGTGGTTTCGGAATGTCATATGACCTTATGTATGGACGAGCTGGGTTTTTATGGGCTGCTTTGTTTATAAATAATCATCTTGGAGAAGGGACATTGCCAAATGATCTTCTTCTGCCTGTTGTTGATGCTGTATTAGCTGGGGGCAGGGCAGGAGCATCTGATAATCCAGCCTGCCCCTTGATGTACAGATGGCAAGGGACAAGGTATTGGGGTGCAGCCAATGGCCTTGCTGGAATCTTGCAAGTGCTACTTCACTTTCCTCTCTCCAAAGAGGATGCTGAGGATGTTAAGGGGACTTTAAGGTACATGACGAATAACAGGTTCCTTCATAGTGGAAATTACCCATCAAGTGAAGGAAACCCAAGGGACAAATTAGTGCAGTGGTCTCATGGTGCAACTGGCATGGTCATCACCCTGTGCAAGGCCTCACAG GTTTTTCAAAATGATAGAGAATTTCGTGATGCTGCTATAGAAGCAGGGGAAGTTGTGTGGAAGAGTGGGTTAGTGAAGAAGGTGGGACTTGCTGATGGTGTAGCTGGAAATGCATATGCTTTCCTTTCCCTTTACCGTCTTACAGGAGATAGCATATATGTAGAGCGAGCAAAGGCATTTGCGAGCTTCTTGTATCACAATGCAAGTAAATTTGTGGCTGGAGGAAATTTCGGCGGAGCTGATCATACTTACTCTCTTTTTCAAGGACTGGCTGGAACAGCTTGCCTCTGGTTAGATCTTGCAACTGAAAGGTCCAGGTTCCCTGGTTTTGAACTTTAG